From Pseudomonas sp. FP2335, the proteins below share one genomic window:
- a CDS encoding GntR family transcriptional regulator: protein MTAYALQRDPIFPALRLIAGKKPSVDDIYPRLFDAILEQRIAPASRFTEESLGETFGVSRSVIRRVLAKLSHQQVIILRPNQRAQVAAPDAQQTRQILEARRLTEITVVQLACVHATPTQVRQLRELIARERECIERDQRGPAIRLSGEFHLQLAAMARNAPLAQFLNSLVPLTSLVIAQYEAKACTYCAWQEHVAIVDALEQRDAAAAVSLMTQHLDHLESKLLKHH from the coding sequence ATGACCGCTTATGCGTTGCAACGCGACCCTATCTTCCCAGCCCTGCGCTTGATCGCCGGTAAAAAGCCCTCGGTGGACGACATCTACCCGCGCCTGTTCGACGCCATCCTCGAACAGCGCATCGCGCCGGCCAGCCGTTTCACCGAAGAGAGCCTGGGCGAGACCTTTGGCGTGAGCCGCAGCGTGATTCGTCGGGTCCTGGCGAAACTGTCCCATCAACAAGTGATCATCCTGCGCCCCAACCAGCGTGCCCAGGTGGCCGCACCGGATGCGCAGCAAACCCGGCAGATCCTCGAAGCCCGGCGCCTGACGGAAATCACCGTGGTGCAACTGGCCTGCGTGCATGCGACACCCACACAAGTGCGCCAGTTACGCGAACTGATCGCCCGCGAGCGCGAATGCATCGAGCGCGATCAACGTGGCCCGGCCATTCGTTTGTCCGGGGAGTTTCATCTGCAACTGGCGGCGATGGCGCGTAATGCCCCGCTGGCGCAGTTTCTCAACAGCCTGGTGCCGCTGACATCGTTGGTCATTGCCCAATATGAAGCGAAAGCCTGCACCTACTGTGCATGGCAAGAACATGTGGCGATTGTGGATGCGCTGGAGCAACGGGACGCCGCCGCCGCCGTGAGCCTGATGACCCAGCACCTGGATCACCTGGAATCCAAATTACTCAAACACCACTGA
- a CDS encoding NAD-glutamate dehydrogenase, with protein MAFFTAASKADFQHQLQAALAQHISEQALPQVALFAEQFFGIISLDELTQRRLSDLAGCTLSAWRLLERFDHTQPQVRVYNPDYERHGWQSTHTAVEVLHHDLPFLVDSVRTELNRRGYSIHTLQTTVLSVRRGAKGELLEILPKGTQGEGIQQESLMYLEIDRCANTAELSVLSKELEQVLGEVRVAVADFEPMKAKVQDLLAGIDASQFAIDGEEKAEIKNFLEWLVGNHFTFLGYEEFVVRDEADGGHIEYDADSFLGLTKLLRAGLTADDLRIEDYAVNYLREPTVLSFAKAAHPSRVHRPAYPDYVSIREISADGKVIKEHRFMGLYTSSVYGESVRVIPYIRRKVAEIERRSGFQAKAHLGKELAQVVEVLPRDDLFQTPVDELFSTVMSIVQIQERNKIRVFLRKDPYGRFCYCLAYVPRDIYSTEVRQKIQQVLMDRLKASDCEFWTFFSESVLARVQLILRVDPKNRLDIDPLQLEKEVVQACRSWQDDYSSLVIESFGEAQGTNVLADFPKGFPAGYRERFAAHSAVVDMQHLNSLTEANPLVMSFYQPLGQVSGQRELHCKLYHADTPLALSDVLPILENLGLRVLGEFPYRLRHANGREFWIHDFAFIAAEGVNLDIQQLNDTLQDAFVHIVHGDAENDAFNRLVLTAGLPWRDVALLRAYARYLKQIRLGFDLGYIASTLNNHTDIARELTRLFKTRFYLARKLTADDLEDKQQRLEQAILSALDDVQVLNEDRILRRYLDLIKATLRTNFYQTDANGQNKSYFSFKFDPRAIPELPKPVPKFEIFVYSPRVEGVHLRFGNVARGGLRWSDREEDFRTEVLGLVKAQQVKNSVIVPVGAKGGFLPRRLPLGGSRDEIAAEGIACYRIFISGLLDITDNLKDGALVPPANVVRHDDDDPYLVVAADKGTATFSDIANGIAIDYGFWLGDAFASGGSAGYDHKKMGITAKGAWVGVQRHFRERGINVQEDSITVVGIGDMAGDVFGNGLLMSDKLQLVAAFNHLHIFIDPNPNPATSFVERQRMFELPRSAWTDYDTSIMSEGGGIFSRSAKSIAISPQMKERFDISADKLTPTELLNALLKAPVDLLWNGGIGTYVKASSESHADVGDKANDALRVNGNELRCKVVGEGGNLGMTQLGRVEFGLNGGGSNTDFIDNAGGVDCSDHEVNIKILLNEVVQAGDMTDKQRNQLLASMTDEVGNLVLGNNYKQTQALSLAARRAYERAAEYKRLMSDLEGRGKLDRAIEYLPTEEQLVERAANGKGLTRPELSVLISYSKIDLKEALLKSQVPDDEYLTRDMETAFPPSLVAKFGEAMRRHRLKREIVSTQIANDLVNHMGITFVQRLKESTGMSPANVAGAYVIVRDIFHLPHWFRQIEALDHQVSADVQLELMDELMRLGRRATRWFLRSRRNEQDAGRDTAHFGPHLAALGLKLDELLEGPTREGWQTRYQAYTEAGVPELLARMVAGTTHLYTLLPIIEAADVTGHDAAEVAKAYFAVGSALDLPWYLQQISDLPVANNWQAQAREAFRDDVDWQQRAITISVLQMADAPQDMEARVALWLEQHKDMAERWVAMMVEIRAAVGTDYAMYAVANRELLDLALSGQSVL; from the coding sequence ATGGCGTTCTTCACCGCAGCCAGCAAGGCCGACTTCCAGCATCAACTGCAAGCGGCACTGGCGCAGCACATCAGTGAACAGGCACTGCCACAAGTGGCGCTGTTCGCTGAACAATTCTTCGGCATCATTTCCCTGGATGAACTGACCCAACGTCGCCTTTCCGACCTGGCCGGCTGCACCCTCTCTGCGTGGCGCCTGCTTGAGCGCTTTGACCACACCCAACCGCAAGTGCGTGTGTACAACCCCGATTACGAACGTCATGGCTGGCAATCGACCCACACTGCGGTCGAAGTGCTGCACCATGACCTGCCGTTTCTGGTGGACTCGGTCCGTACCGAGCTGAACCGCCGCGGCTACAGCATCCACACCCTGCAAACCACCGTGCTCAGCGTGCGCCGTGGCGCCAAGGGCGAGTTGCTGGAAATCCTGCCAAAAGGCACCCAGGGCGAAGGCATCCAGCAAGAATCGCTGATGTACCTGGAAATCGACCGTTGCGCCAATACCGCCGAACTGAGCGTGCTGAGCAAAGAGCTTGAGCAGGTGCTGGGCGAAGTGCGCGTGGCCGTGGCCGATTTCGAGCCGATGAAAGCCAAGGTACAGGACCTGCTGGCCGGTATCGACGCGAGCCAGTTCGCCATCGACGGCGAAGAAAAGGCCGAGATCAAGAACTTCCTGGAATGGCTGGTGGGCAACCACTTCACCTTCCTCGGCTATGAAGAGTTCGTGGTACGTGACGAGGCGGACGGCGGTCATATCGAATATGACGCCGATTCCTTCCTCGGTCTGACCAAGTTGCTGCGTGCCGGCCTCACCGCCGACGACCTGCGCATCGAAGACTACGCGGTGAACTACCTGCGCGAACCGACGGTACTGTCGTTCGCCAAGGCGGCCCACCCAAGCCGTGTGCACCGTCCGGCCTACCCGGACTATGTGTCGATCCGTGAGATCAGCGCCGACGGCAAGGTCATCAAGGAACACCGCTTCATGGGCCTCTACACCTCTTCGGTGTACGGCGAAAGCGTGCGCGTCATCCCGTACATCCGCCGCAAGGTCGCCGAAATCGAGCGCCGCTCGGGCTTCCAGGCCAAGGCGCACCTGGGCAAGGAGCTGGCGCAAGTCGTAGAAGTGCTGCCCCGTGACGACCTGTTTCAGACTCCGGTCGACGAGCTGTTCAGCACCGTGATGTCCATCGTGCAGATCCAGGAACGCAACAAGATCCGCGTGTTCCTGCGCAAAGACCCGTACGGTCGTTTCTGCTACTGCCTGGCCTACGTGCCGCGCGACATCTATTCCACCGAAGTGCGCCAGAAGATCCAACAAGTGCTGATGGATCGCCTGAAAGCATCGGATTGCGAGTTCTGGACCTTCTTCTCCGAATCCGTGCTGGCCCGTGTGCAACTGATTCTGCGTGTCGATCCGAAGAACCGCCTCGACATCGACCCGCTGCAACTGGAAAAAGAAGTGGTGCAGGCTTGCCGCAGCTGGCAGGACGACTACTCGAGCCTGGTGATCGAAAGCTTCGGCGAAGCCCAGGGCACCAACGTGCTGGCCGACTTCCCGAAAGGCTTCCCGGCTGGTTACCGCGAGCGTTTCGCTGCGCATTCGGCCGTGGTCGACATGCAGCATCTCAACAGCCTGACCGAAGCCAATCCGTTGGTGATGAGCTTCTATCAGCCGCTGGGCCAGGTCTCCGGCCAGCGCGAGCTGCATTGCAAGCTCTATCACGCCGACACCCCGCTGGCGCTGTCCGACGTACTGCCGATCCTGGAAAACCTCGGCCTGCGCGTGCTGGGCGAGTTCCCGTATCGCCTGCGTCATGCCAATGGCCGTGAGTTCTGGATCCATGACTTCGCGTTCATCGCCGCCGAAGGCGTGAACCTGGACATCCAGCAACTCAACGACACCCTGCAGGACGCGTTCGTGCACATCGTGCATGGCGACGCGGAGAACGATGCGTTCAACCGCCTGGTACTCACCGCCGGCCTGCCATGGCGCGACGTCGCGCTGCTGCGTGCCTACGCCCGTTACCTCAAGCAGATCCGCCTGGGCTTCGACCTCGGTTACATCGCCAGCACCCTGAACAACCACACCGACATCGCCCGCGAGTTGACCCGGTTGTTCAAGACCCGCTTCTACCTGGCGCGCAAACTCACCGCCGACGACCTGGAAGACAAGCAGCAACGCCTGGAGCAAGCGATTCTCAGCGCGCTGGACGACGTTCAGGTGCTCAACGAAGACCGCATCCTGCGTCGCTACCTGGACCTGATCAAAGCCACGCTGCGTACCAACTTCTACCAGACCGACGCCAACGGCCAGAACAAGTCGTACTTCAGCTTCAAGTTCGACCCGCGCGCGATTCCCGAGCTGCCAAAGCCGGTGCCGAAGTTTGAAATCTTCGTCTACTCGCCGCGTGTCGAAGGCGTGCACCTGCGCTTCGGCAACGTTGCCCGCGGCGGCCTGCGCTGGTCCGACCGTGAAGAAGACTTCCGTACCGAAGTGCTTGGCCTGGTAAAAGCCCAGCAAGTGAAGAACTCGGTCATCGTGCCGGTGGGTGCGAAGGGCGGCTTCCTGCCGCGTCGCCTGCCACTGGGCGGCAGCCGCGACGAGATCGCGGCCGAGGGCATCGCCTGCTACCGCATCTTCATTTCCGGTCTGTTGGACATCACCGACAACCTCAAGGATGGCGCCCTGGTGCCACCGGCCAACGTCGTGCGTCATGACGACGATGACCCGTACCTGGTGGTTGCCGCGGACAAGGGCACCGCGACCTTCTCCGACATCGCCAACGGCATCGCCATCGACTACGGCTTCTGGCTGGGCGATGCGTTCGCCTCCGGTGGTTCCGCCGGTTACGACCACAAGAAAATGGGCATCACCGCCAAGGGCGCGTGGGTCGGTGTGCAGCGTCACTTCCGTGAGCGCGGCATCAACGTGCAGGAAGACAGCATCACCGTGGTGGGCATCGGCGACATGGCCGGTGACGTATTCGGTAACGGCCTGTTGATGTCCGACAAGCTGCAACTGGTCGCAGCGTTCAACCACCTGCACATTTTCATCGATCCAAACCCGAACCCGGCCACCAGCTTTGTCGAGCGCCAGCGCATGTTCGAGCTGCCGCGTTCGGCCTGGACCGACTACGACACCAGCATCATGTCCGAAGGCGGCGGTATCTTCTCGCGCAGCGCGAAGAGCATTGCCATCTCGCCACAGATGAAAGAACGCTTCGACATCTCGGCCGACAAGCTGACTCCGACCGAACTGCTGAATGCCTTGCTCAAGGCGCCGGTGGACCTGTTGTGGAACGGCGGTATCGGCACCTACGTCAAGGCCAGCAGCGAAAGCCATGCCGATGTGGGCGACAAGGCCAACGACGCATTGCGCGTCAACGGCAACGAGCTGCGCTGCAAGGTGGTGGGCGAGGGCGGCAACCTCGGCATGACCCAGCTGGGTCGTGTGGAATTCGGCCTCAATGGCGGCGGTTCCAACACCGATTTCATCGACAACGCCGGTGGTGTGGACTGCTCCGACCACGAAGTGAACATCAAGATCCTGCTCAACGAAGTGGTGCAGGCCGGTGACATGACTGACAAGCAACGCAACCAGTTGCTGGCGAGCATGACCGACGAAGTCGGCAACCTGGTGTTGGGCAACAACTACAAGCAGACCCAGGCCCTGTCCCTGGCCGCGCGCCGTGCCTACGAGCGTGCTGCCGAGTACAAGCGCCTGATGAGCGACCTGGAAGGCCGTGGCAAGCTGGACCGCGCCATCGAGTACCTGCCGACCGAGGAGCAGCTCGTCGAGCGCGCGGCCAACGGCAAGGGCTTGACCCGCCCGGAGCTGTCGGTACTGATCTCGTACAGCAAGATCGACCTCAAGGAAGCGTTGCTCAAGTCCCAGGTGCCGGATGACGAGTACCTGACCCGTGACATGGAGACTGCGTTCCCGCCGAGCCTGGTGGCCAAGTTCGGCGAGGCCATGCGTCGTCACCGCCTCAAGCGCGAGATCGTCAGCACCCAGATCGCCAACGACCTGGTCAACCACATGGGCATCACCTTCGTTCAACGACTCAAAGAGTCGACCGGCATGAGCCCGGCGAACGTGGCCGGCGCTTATGTGATCGTGCGCGACATCTTCCACCTCCCGCACTGGTTCCGCCAGATTGAAGCCCTGGATCATCAGGTTTCCGCTGACGTGCAACTGGAGCTGATGGACGAGCTGATGCGTCTGGGGCGCCGCGCCACGCGCTGGTTCCTGCGCAGCCGTCGCAACGAACAGGACGCTGGTCGTGACACCGCGCACTTCGGTCCGCACCTGGCGGCGCTGGGCCTCAAGCTCGACGAACTGCTGGAAGGCCCGACCCGCGAAGGCTGGCAGACCCGCTACCAGGCTTACACCGAAGCTGGCGTGCCTGAGTTGTTGGCGCGCATGGTTGCAGGCACTACCCACCTGTACACCTTGCTGCCGATCATCGAAGCCGCCGACGTGACCGGGCATGACGCCGCCGAAGTGGCCAAGGCCTACTTCGCCGTTGGCAGCGCCCTGGACTTGCCGTGGTACCTGCAGCAGATCAGCGACTTGCCGGTGGCCAACAACTGGCAGGCCCAGGCCCGCGAAGCGTTCCGCGACGATGTGGACTGGCAGCAACGGGCGATCACCATTTCGGTACTGCAAATGGCCGACGCGCCACAAGACATGGAAGCCCGCGTGGCCCTGTGGCTTGAGCAGCACAAGGACATGGCAGAGCGTTGGGTGGCGATGATGGTGGAGATTCGTGCTGCCGTTGGCACGGACTACGCCATGTATGCAGTGGCCAACCGCGAGTTGCTGGACCTGGCGTTGAGTGGTCAGTCGGTGTTGTAA
- a CDS encoding MoxR family ATPase, protein MEHREALLALRTFLSTQILGQEKLIDRLLIALLADGHMLVEGAPGLAKTKAIKELAEGIEAQFHRIQFTPDLLPADITGTEIYRPETGSFVFQQGPIFHNLVLADEINRAPAKVQSALLEAMAERQVSVGRSTYELSPLFLVMATQNPIEQEGTYPLPEAQLDRFLMHVKIGFPDATVERRILQQARGEALNGETKPERRVSQQAIFAARKEILGLYMADAVEEYLVQLVMATRTPAKFDPEMAEWIAYGASPRGSIALDRCARAHAWLAGRDFVSPEDIQAVLFDVLRHRIILSFEAEAAGIDQDRVVQRILDVVAVA, encoded by the coding sequence ATGGAACATCGTGAAGCGCTGCTCGCGCTGCGAACCTTTCTTTCTACGCAGATTCTCGGCCAGGAAAAACTCATCGATCGTCTGTTGATCGCCCTGCTCGCCGACGGCCACATGCTGGTCGAAGGCGCGCCGGGGCTGGCCAAGACCAAGGCCATCAAAGAGTTGGCCGAAGGCATCGAGGCGCAGTTCCATCGCATCCAGTTCACCCCCGACCTGTTGCCCGCCGACATCACCGGCACCGAGATCTATCGCCCGGAAACCGGCAGCTTCGTGTTCCAGCAAGGCCCGATCTTCCACAACCTGGTGCTGGCGGACGAAATCAACCGGGCCCCGGCCAAGGTGCAATCGGCCTTGCTTGAGGCCATGGCCGAGCGCCAGGTCAGCGTCGGGCGCAGCACCTACGAACTGTCGCCACTGTTCCTGGTGATGGCCACGCAAAACCCCATCGAGCAGGAAGGCACCTACCCATTGCCCGAAGCCCAGCTCGACCGCTTCCTGATGCATGTGAAAATCGGTTTCCCGGACGCCACCGTGGAACGGCGCATCCTGCAACAGGCCCGTGGCGAAGCGCTCAATGGCGAAACCAAACCCGAGCGTCGTGTCAGCCAGCAAGCCATCTTCGCCGCCCGCAAGGAAATCCTCGGCCTGTACATGGCCGATGCGGTGGAGGAATACCTGGTGCAACTGGTCATGGCCACGCGCACCCCGGCCAAGTTCGACCCGGAGATGGCCGAGTGGATCGCCTACGGCGCCAGCCCGCGGGGCTCCATTGCCCTCGACCGCTGCGCCCGCGCCCATGCGTGGCTGGCCGGTCGCGACTTTGTCAGCCCGGAGGATATTCAGGCGGTGCTGTTCGACGTGCTGCGCCATCGCATCATTCTGTCGTTCGAAGCCGAAGCCGCCGGCATTGACCAGGACCGCGTGGTGCAACGCATTCTCGACGTCGTTGCCGTCGCTTGA
- a CDS encoding DUF58 domain-containing protein produces the protein MNAGDGIRVTLSELIEMRHRVREVQLFSTPSQRSPLIGLHHSKLRGRGVDFDQVRVYQAGDDVRTIDWRVTARTQEPHTKLFHEERERPIFIMVEQSCRLFFGSGQMFKSVLAAQAASLIGWAALGHNDRVGGLVFGDNEHYEIKPRRSKQSLLQLLNRLVRVNQSLNTESHPEADALGMALRRGREVLRPGSLVIVICDERALTEGAEQQLSLLARHCDLLLLPISDPLDHALPAAGLLRFAQRGALLELDTLNYDLRQAYKAQAEARIARWELLAQKLRVLLMPLSTQSEMVEQLREYLNPQRPVKKQ, from the coding sequence ATGAACGCAGGCGATGGCATCCGCGTCACCCTCAGCGAATTGATCGAGATGCGCCATCGCGTGCGCGAAGTGCAGCTGTTTTCCACGCCGAGCCAGCGCAGCCCGCTGATCGGCCTGCATCACTCCAAGTTGCGCGGGCGCGGTGTCGACTTCGACCAGGTGCGCGTGTACCAGGCCGGCGATGACGTACGCACCATCGACTGGCGCGTGACTGCACGCACCCAGGAGCCGCACACCAAGCTGTTCCATGAAGAACGCGAACGGCCGATCTTCATCATGGTCGAGCAAAGCTGCCGGCTGTTTTTCGGTTCGGGGCAGATGTTCAAGTCGGTGCTCGCGGCCCAGGCGGCGAGCCTGATCGGCTGGGCGGCGCTGGGCCACAACGACCGTGTCGGCGGGTTGGTATTCGGTGACAACGAGCACTACGAAATCAAACCGCGGCGCAGCAAGCAAAGCCTGCTGCAACTGCTCAACCGCCTGGTGCGGGTCAACCAGAGCCTGAACACCGAAAGCCACCCGGAAGCCGACGCCCTCGGCATGGCCCTGCGTCGTGGCCGCGAAGTACTGCGCCCGGGCAGCCTGGTGATCGTGATCTGCGATGAGCGCGCCCTGACCGAAGGCGCCGAGCAACAGCTGAGCCTTTTGGCGCGCCATTGCGACCTGCTGCTACTGCCGATTTCCGACCCGCTCGACCACGCCCTGCCCGCCGCCGGGCTGCTGCGTTTCGCCCAACGCGGCGCGCTGCTGGAACTCGACACGCTCAACTACGACCTGCGCCAGGCCTACAAGGCCCAGGCCGAAGCGCGCATTGCACGCTGGGAACTGCTCGCGCAAAAACTGCGGGTGCTGCTGATGCCGTTGAGCACCCAGAGCGAAATGGTCGAGCAACTGCGCGAATACCTCAACCCGCAACGCCCGGTTAAAAAACAATGA
- a CDS encoding DUF4381 domain-containing protein, giving the protein MSSLDQLQPLIAPPAIGFWPPAPGWWLLLLLIPLLGWGLWSLRRFLPTRRPVARAEQPLDPLRIAALAELALMPKPYDGAPAGAWLQQLNGLLKRLCRNDYPYSQSHTLNGRKWLAFLDNRCPAAGLTRWMVLVEGAYKPECKLDDKAIAGLTQAVDTWIRKHV; this is encoded by the coding sequence ATGAGCAGCCTTGACCAACTGCAACCGCTGATCGCCCCTCCGGCCATCGGTTTCTGGCCGCCGGCACCGGGCTGGTGGCTGTTGCTGCTGCTCATCCCGTTGCTCGGCTGGGGCCTGTGGTCACTGCGCCGCTTCCTGCCGACACGACGCCCGGTGGCCCGCGCCGAACAACCACTGGACCCACTGCGCATCGCCGCCCTGGCGGAACTCGCGCTGATGCCCAAGCCCTACGACGGCGCCCCTGCCGGCGCCTGGCTGCAACAACTCAACGGTCTGCTCAAGCGCCTGTGCCGCAACGACTACCCCTACAGCCAGAGCCACACCCTCAACGGCCGCAAATGGCTGGCATTCCTCGACAACCGCTGCCCCGCCGCCGGCCTGACGCGCTGGATGGTGCTGGTCGAAGGCGCCTACAAGCCCGAATGCAAACTCGACGACAAGGCCATCGCCGGCCTGACCCAAGCCGTCGACACCTGGATTCGCAAACATGTTTGA
- a CDS encoding VWA domain-containing protein → MFEFAWPWIFALLPLPWLMRLVLPVADSGEPALKVSYLNDLESLARRRARSNLPGWRQQAPFVFLWLLLLSAAARPEWLGEPLPIAASGRDLLVAVDVSGSMDFPDMHWQDDDISRLSLVKHLLGDFLEAREGDRVGLILFGSQAYLQAPLTFDRRTVRTWLDEARIGIAGKNTAIGDAIGLALKRLRQRPAQSRVLILVTDGANNAGQIDPLTAARLAAEEGVKIYPIGIGADPEQTGSLGILGVNPSLDLDEPALKAIAEATGGQYFRARDGEELQAIKQTLDKLEPVEQQPTQARPALALYSAPLGLALVLSMLLVIQERWPNNALQRLFDKLSSKGRFLQQHPEWRQRLKRLRLRRRR, encoded by the coding sequence ATGTTTGAGTTCGCCTGGCCGTGGATCTTCGCCCTGTTGCCATTACCCTGGCTGATGCGCCTGGTGCTGCCGGTCGCCGACAGCGGTGAGCCGGCCTTGAAGGTCAGCTACCTCAACGACCTCGAAAGCCTCGCCCGCCGCCGCGCCCGCTCAAACCTGCCGGGCTGGCGCCAGCAAGCACCATTCGTTTTCCTGTGGCTGTTGCTGCTCAGTGCCGCCGCGCGCCCGGAATGGCTCGGCGAACCGCTGCCGATTGCCGCCAGTGGCCGCGACTTGCTGGTGGCGGTAGACGTGTCCGGCTCCATGGATTTCCCCGACATGCACTGGCAGGACGACGACATCAGTCGCCTGAGCCTGGTCAAGCACCTGCTCGGCGATTTCCTCGAGGCGCGCGAAGGCGACCGTGTCGGCCTGATCCTGTTCGGCAGCCAGGCCTACCTGCAAGCGCCGCTGACCTTCGACCGCCGCACCGTACGCACCTGGCTGGATGAAGCACGCATCGGCATCGCCGGCAAGAACACCGCGATTGGCGACGCCATCGGCCTGGCCCTCAAGCGCCTGCGCCAACGCCCGGCGCAAAGCCGCGTGCTGATCCTGGTCACCGACGGCGCCAACAACGCCGGGCAGATCGACCCACTGACCGCCGCGCGCCTGGCCGCCGAAGAAGGGGTGAAAATCTACCCGATCGGCATCGGTGCCGACCCTGAGCAGACCGGTTCCCTGGGTATCCTTGGCGTCAACCCGAGCCTGGACCTTGACGAGCCCGCGCTCAAAGCGATTGCCGAGGCCACGGGTGGCCAGTATTTCCGCGCGCGCGATGGCGAAGAGCTGCAAGCCATCAAGCAGACCCTCGACAAACTCGAACCCGTCGAACAGCAACCGACCCAGGCCCGCCCGGCTCTGGCGCTGTACAGCGCGCCCCTCGGCCTGGCCCTGGTGCTGAGCATGCTGCTGGTGATCCAGGAACGCTGGCCGAACAACGCGCTGCAACGGCTGTTCGACAAACTGTCGAGCAAGGGCCGCTTCCTGCAACAACACCCTGAATGGCGCCAACGCCTCAAACGCCTGCGTTTACGGAGGCGTCGATGA
- a CDS encoding tetratricopeptide repeat protein, which produces MIDLWPHWFRPWWLLLLPLLGWLLWQLWHRQKRAGRWQMILPPAFHAVLLSGGNGRESKAPWVVLGIAWLLAVLALLGPSWQRVEQSSQKPSDPLVVLLELTPEMLATDSPPNRLEQARRKLYDLLQARTDAQTAIVVYAGSAHTLVPLSDDLATSRNLLEALRPSIMPEPGHRADLAVEKALFLLKQGGLGQGRLLLIGSSLSKQERQGIRLLLQGAQTPSLSILGIGSREGTPVTQESGEFLKDEQGAILVPRLDSPTLKAFASEMGGRYRAARLDDKDLRQLGVLDPPQALRDDGQRLHLDTWADQGYWLLLPLLLLAACAGRRGWLFCLPLLLLTAPQPSYAFELQDLWLRPDQQGQYLLKKKRPAEAAEHFQDSQWQGVALYEAGNYAEAIKRFAEGNDAYSHYNRGNALAKSGALEAAIDAYEQALEAQPDLQPALKNKALVEALMQEQAEPEPEKPAENQDDETRQPGQTAQPGASGQNATGDEQTSQGQGEAGTGETQAGATPPTGGNEVPGSELGDEQTTTPPLRPNDASLDGEHRQALEQWLREIPDNPGELLRRKFWYEQQQHQDKTR; this is translated from the coding sequence ATGATCGACCTGTGGCCGCACTGGTTCCGCCCCTGGTGGCTGTTGCTGCTGCCGTTGCTCGGCTGGCTGCTGTGGCAACTGTGGCACCGGCAAAAACGCGCGGGGCGCTGGCAGATGATCTTGCCGCCGGCCTTCCATGCCGTGTTGCTCAGCGGCGGCAACGGCCGCGAAAGCAAAGCGCCGTGGGTGGTGCTCGGCATCGCCTGGCTGCTGGCCGTGCTGGCGTTGCTGGGCCCGAGTTGGCAGCGGGTTGAACAGTCCAGCCAGAAGCCATCCGACCCGTTGGTGGTATTGCTGGAACTCACTCCGGAAATGCTCGCCACCGACAGCCCGCCCAACCGCCTGGAGCAGGCACGGCGCAAGCTCTACGATTTGTTGCAGGCACGCACCGACGCACAGACCGCCATCGTCGTCTACGCCGGCAGCGCCCACACCCTGGTGCCGCTGTCGGACGACCTCGCCACCAGCCGCAACCTGCTGGAAGCGCTGCGCCCCTCGATCATGCCCGAGCCCGGCCACCGCGCCGACCTGGCGGTCGAGAAAGCCCTGTTCCTGCTCAAACAAGGCGGGCTGGGCCAGGGACGCCTGCTGTTGATCGGCTCGTCGCTGTCCAAACAGGAACGCCAGGGCATTCGCCTGCTGCTGCAAGGTGCCCAGACCCCGAGCCTGTCGATCCTCGGCATCGGCAGCCGTGAAGGCACGCCCGTGACCCAGGAAAGCGGCGAGTTTCTCAAGGACGAACAAGGCGCGATTCTGGTACCACGTCTCGACAGCCCCACACTCAAGGCCTTTGCCAGTGAGATGGGCGGCCGCTACCGTGCCGCGCGCCTGGATGACAAGGACCTGCGCCAACTCGGCGTGCTCGACCCGCCCCAGGCCCTGCGCGACGACGGCCAGCGCCTGCACCTCGACACCTGGGCCGACCAGGGTTACTGGCTGCTCCTGCCGCTGTTGCTGCTGGCGGCCTGCGCCGGGCGCCGCGGCTGGCTGTTCTGCCTGCCGTTGCTGCTGTTGACCGCGCCCCAGCCCAGCTATGCCTTTGAATTACAGGACCTGTGGCTGCGCCCCGACCAGCAAGGCCAATACCTGCTGAAGAAAAAGCGTCCGGCCGAAGCCGCCGAGCACTTCCAGGACTCGCAATGGCAGGGTGTGGCGCTGTATGAAGCGGGCAACTACGCCGAGGCCATCAAGCGTTTCGCCGAAGGCAATGACGCCTACTCCCACTACAATCGTGGTAATGCCCTGGCCAAGTCCGGCGCACTGGAAGCCGCCATCGATGCCTATGAACAGGCGCTGGAAGCCCAGCCCGACCTGCAACCGGCGTTGAAAAACAAAGCCCTGGTGGAAGCCTTGATGCAGGAACAGGCCGAGCCCGAGCCGGAGAAACCGGCAGAAAACCAGGATGACGAAACCCGCCAACCCGGCCAAACTGCGCAGCCGGGTGCCAGCGGGCAAAATGCCACAGGTGACGAGCAGACGTCCCAGGGCCAGGGCGAGGCCGGCACCGGCGAGACCCAGGCCGGGGCCACCCCCCCCACCGGCGGCAACGAAGTGCCGGGCAGCGAACTGGGGGATGAACAAACCACCACCCCGCCGCTGCGCCCCAACGACGCCAGCCTTGACGGAGAACACCGCCAGGCCCTGGAACAATGGCTGCGGGAGATCCCGGACAACCCCGGTGAACTGCTGCGCCGCAAATTCTGGTACGAACAGCAACAACATCAGGACAAGACTCGATGA